tgatcttttctttaaaaaaaaaaaaaaagtctgttcatttgttttcagtGTCTCCTCAGCAATGTGTTTCTTGGCGTGACGACGTCTTATCTATGAAGTGTCTGGGGAACCTTCGGTTAAAAAGGGCTGTGACaaagacaaagtaaaaacaaGCACATCTTCAAAGGCCAGCGCCTACATCACATGTGCCTGAGCTCACGTTTGCACAGGTCACTCCTCACCGGGGCTGTCACACACTCCGGCACACCCGGggatccacacacacacacacacacacacacacacacacacaccaccccgcGCTCTGGAGGCTGGACGTTCTCCACAGAGTCGTCATCGGGGATCCATCCCCCGGCGCTCTGGAGGCTGGACGTTCTCCAGAGTCGTCATCGGGCTACACTTCTCCCTTTGTTTCAGCTTCTGGGTGGTTCCTGCTCCCTGAGCTCATGGCCACCTCTTCAAACCCAAGAGCATGGCGTCTCTCTCCATCCCACCCTCTCACCTACCTCggcttttcctctctccctctcctacaGACCACTGTGGCTGCACTGGGCACCTCTGGAAAGCTAAGCAGGTCCTCATAGCCACATCTCACCCTCTGCCAGATAAGGCAACCTTTTCACAGCTAACAGGATGAGGACATGAGCATCTTCAGGGTCCTTATGACTCCAGGGCACAGTTGGATACACTATTAGATAACATGGTGATCATAAAGGAAAACCTACAGACAGGGACAGGAACTACCGTGAGTAGTTAGAGCTGAGAATGAGGACACTGCTCAACATTTTGAGACCCGGTTAGGCAGTGACTTAACAGGCCAGCAGGCCTGCGGTCTGAGGTGAGCTAATGGAAGGGTCTTTGCCCTGGAGCCTGGTTTGAGCGCAGATGAGCCCAATAATTTTGAGTATAGACCTGTGTGCAAGCTCCTGAGGAACAGTCtgtgggaagaaaagggaagctgCCTGATGCATGCTTAGGACGCACTTAGGACGTGTGGATTGCAGTGTAAACCTGGAACCGTGAGGGAGAGGAGCCTGCCCAGACGAGGGCGGTCACAGCTCCTCTGGGGACACTGGCACCATGGCCAGAGCAGCCCTCCCCACAGTGGGCAGATGACTGCCTGGGAGGAACGCTCAGACAGCCAGAACACAAGGACCCCGGTTAACGTTTCCTGATCAAGCCCGCACTAATTCTATGACACACCCCGACCGTCTGTGTCAAGCTCATGTGCTTCCCGAGCACTGGCACCCCATCAAATAAGCCCTCATCTAAACCACTGTTGACGGGCAGTCAAATGACCGCTCTTTATCTTTCTTCCCCATTGGTGAAGGCAACAAACACACCCGTGCCTTCTACAGGTTAGACCCAGACTTCACAGCTGTGAGAAACAGACCTCCACTGGTTTAAACACCCGGTCTGCGATGCCTTGTTACAGATCCCTCCCCCTAAGCAGGCCCAGCATCAGGAGGCTCCTGCCTTCCTTAAACGTGCAGCCAGATGCACTGCCCGACCCTCCCCAGCCCACAGACCCACTGAAGAGAAGCCGAAGCCGCAGTGGACTCCATCCACACCACAGGTGAGGAGCACCGTCCTGGGGACTCCATCCACACCACAGGTGAGGAGCACCGCCCTGCCGGACTCCATCCACACACAGGTGAACCCGCCCCTCCACACTACAGGTGAGGAGCACCGCCCTGGGGACTCCATCCACACTACAGGTGAGGAGCACCGCCCTGGGGACTCCATCCACACTACAGGTGAGGAGCACCGCCCTGGGGACTCCATCCACACTACAGGTGAGGATCACCGTCCTGGGGACTCCATCCACACTACAGGTGAGGAGCACCGCCCTGGGGACTCCATCCACACTACAGGTGAGGAGCACCGCCCTGGGGACTCCATCCACACTACAGGTGAGGAGCACCGTCCTGGGGACTCCACCCACACTACAGGTGAGGAGCACCGTCCTGCCGGACTCCATCCACACTACAGGTGAGGAGCACCGTCCTGCCGGACTCCATCCACACTACAGGTGAGGAGCACCATCCTGCCGGACTCCATCCACACTACAGGTGAGGAGCACCGCCCTGGGGACTCCATCCACACTACAGGTGAGGAGCACCGCCCTGGGGACTCCATCCACACTACAGGTGAGGAGCACCCCTGCCAGACTCCATCCACACTACAGGTGAGGAGCACCGCCCTGCGGACTCCATCCACACCACAGGTGAGGAGCACCGCCCTGGGGACTCCATCCACACTAGAGGTGAGGAGCACCGCCCTGCCGCGTTTCCAGTGCTGTGAGCAGTCTGTGTTCTTTAGCACACGCCTGTAAACAAGAGACGGTGGGAAGGGAGCCCAGCTGGATGTAGCTTTTCCTACCTATATGCCTGAAGAAAACATTTACGAATATTATAACACTTGAGGGAATTAACAATGGACTATTCTACCTTGTAAAAATGCTACAGAAATAATTACATGGAATGAGCCATGTAAAACTTAagactttattatgtttagctGAAACTCATGAAAACAGTTATGTTCTTATGCACCAtatctgaaaatgtaaaatataaaacccAGTTTTGTCTTAGGATACTGTAACAGAACGGAGTACATAAAAAGAAAGTGTCAAGTAGAATCCCAATCACACTTCACATTTCAGCAAGGCTGTCTTCCTGCCTGTTTTCCCTAAGAAAGACGGGGCCACCAAGGGACAAGCTGAGGACAGCTGGGACAGCTCTAGTCCTCCAGCCCCGAGGCGCACAGGTCAATGATGGGCGCAGGAGGAGGGCGAGGCCAGTTCACGTGGCTGGAAGGCAGCATCGGCAGGCACAGCTTCTCACTGGGTCGTCCGGCAATTACAGGGGTATGGGGGGCCTTCACACACTTAGGAAGGTGGGTGATCTTCCCCCCGAATGCTCCGGTACTTGGCCATGTCTTCTGGAAACACTTTAGAAAGCTCCTGAATCAGCAGGCTTTTAAATTTCTACAAACAAAAATAgctgtgtcaaaaaaaaatccaagacatAGACAGCACCCACCCCCCCTCCAAGGAGGCCAAAATCCCAACTGGGCCACCCAAAGGGATGGAGCCAATCACACGAGTGGTACAGGGACACCAGCTCTCTGAGAGGACTATACCTTTAAGACAACTTCCCTCCAGTCAGCCCCCGCCCCACAGTGGAGATGACTTCCCCAGGCCACACTCACACTAGAATTTTAAGTAACACTCACTGCAACAGTTACTCACTGGAATCACACCAAAGTCACGTGTGCAAAGACCTCCCGAAGCTTTCCCAAGCCGAGCAAAGTCATCATCTCCTGCCAACACCCAGGTTCTCCAGCCACTCACCCCTGACCTCTGTCCTACCCGAGTCTTAGCAGCCGTCCCGTGTGCCTGCACCCCAGCCTCGACTCTTAGGGGCCACAGGCCAGTCAGGAAGCCACATGCTGCTTCACTACAACTGCAAACCGTCTTCCCATGTTTTAACCCGCGCCCACTGCGGACACGCAGGCTGCCAAAGTGTGCCTTGAGACTGCCATAGCTCTCAGGTGAGACATGACACCAAGTGCCACAGGTGCACGAGGAAGATTAACCACCCGGGCACCCATCAGTGGGCAGTGCACTCCAGCACAGGCCAAGGCAACGAGCCTAAGATGCCAGTGGGACCGGAAGCCTCAGTCCCAAGGGTCAGTCAGTCCACAGGGGGCTTCTGCTGGGCGTCCAGGAAGTCCCCAACCCAAGCTGACGGGAGAGATGACGTATGGGCTCAATGCTAAGCAGACCACTCCCACTTCTGCGGCGGCGTGTCATCTGAGGGAGCCCAACCTCACTCCTGAGCCACAGGTTCCCTCTGTGCAGCCTGGGGCGCAGCAGACACGGGCAGCACACGTGTGCCCGCCGCCGACAGCAGCCGGGAGTGGGCGGCGCAGGGGCAGACAATGGCGGGGCTTCAACAGCAGGCAGAGGGGACAGCGGGTGGAGAAAGGAAACCAGGCACCCGCCCAGCACCTGGGGAAAGACACCCTGGGAGCCTCTCAAAGGAAGCAAGCTCACGAGGAGAAGAGAACACAAGCCAGGGCCTGGGTGCTAGCAGGGAGCCCGGAAGACACGGGAGTACCCAGTGCTCTCTCTGCAGGCCACACACGCCGCATCCACCGAGGCCAGTAAGGtccaaaaagagaaaaccaagcaCCATCTGAACCACATTTCAGTGACCTGAGAGGGACAACTGCAGTTCATGTTCAGGACACAGCTCCCTAAATCTCCAAGTTCTCTGTGTGAAGTGACATGGGAGCTTCCAGGGGTCCGGAGGTCAGACCCCAGCGACAGCACAAACCTTCCAGAATCCTCCACCTGCAGCCCATTGGCACAGAAGAGGCCTCCAGTCAGGGTCAACACAGAATCGTACCAGGTGCACTGAATTAGATCTCACCCAAGGGAAGTCAAACAGGAAAGCCACACTGAAAGCCCTGCCGGCCAGGGACATCACCAGACAAAGTGTAAGGCTGCCTATCTGTTCTCCTGTTTGTCACAGGACAACTATTACACATGTTGAAACCCTGCTGGGGGGCAGTCACAAGAGTCCGTCAGCCACGCTTGCATGCCCGTTCGGCGCTCTCGAAGGTGTGCACGCTGACACGACAGGCGGGCTGTCTTACCTTCATGGTGTCAATCTTCCCCTTAACTTGCTCATTTTTAGCCAGAGCCCTCTCCAGGCACTCTTTGGTGTAGAGCTGGGGATTCCGACCTTGATCGATGTATCTGCAAACAAGAACATCTCAGTCACGGCCAACTCAACTAACCTCAGGTTTCTAGAAAttaggacaaaacaaaaacaaaacaaaaaaccgccAACAGACACGCCTTCACGGGGCCAGTCTAGGAACCAGgctctttgaaattttcaaactTACCAAGCAAGCACCGCTATTTCTAGCAGTTCACGCATCAAGTAATGCTCACTGTGAACCCCAGAAAGCATCACAAGCTCTACCCCTTTACATCTGTTCAGACTCACCACTCACAGTGCCTCTGCATAAAAAGAAACAAGCGCACATACGCTGCTACCTTCTGGATCCTCAGCTGTATGATAAAGAAGCTCTTCAAGTTAACTGAGCAGGAGCTCAGGCCTGTGACAGGCACAGCTGGGATGTGGAGTCCACTCCAGACCGGTCTGATTGCTCAGGACATGCTGCGTGTGGAAGCTAAAGGGAGCAGCAGGGGAGCCACAGGCAGGACACCGTGTCCACCTGGTGGGAGAGGGTGTTCTCAATACACTACCTTATTGTACACACTCCAGTGACCTAATGCAACAGGGTGCTTCTCTCCAGTTATTCCAAGACAATACAATTATCCTGACAGTGTCAACATGTTAAGCCAAAACTCCAACATATCCTGATGACATGAAACCCACTGCCCACAATATCCAGATTTTACCAAGGACGGACTACCTGGCTATTTCTGTACAATGGATAAATCTGAATCATTCAGCTGCATTATGCATTATAGAGAAAGACTACCACCACACCTTTATGACAAACAGGAAAAATACCAATTTCTAgagttttcttttcagtttggtGTATTTGTAATGATGTAATAAAAGCAGCAGATTCTGGTAACTTCTAGTAAAAGTGTTTCAAACAACAGAAGAGCATACAAGGCACACCATTCGTGTGAGTTAAGTAAGCACGTGGCTCCTCCACAGCCTGGGGAGGTTGTCgttttctaagactgaaaagttGAAGCCGACCACTGTGGATGCACAAAGCCCAACACTGGGATGAAGTGCTGAGAGGTTATCCCATCCTTGCTCCGGACCGGCCGTGTGCTGCCAGTCACGGGAGCCTGTATTCCTCCCAGTGCGTGCACAGCCCACGGGAAACACGCTGAAGGCACCTGCTCCTTCAGTCTGCAGGCCACTCTCCCCAGCCACTGCTTTGACGCGTCCACAGGACTCTGGTGAGGTCTGCTTCCTCCCAGCAGTAGAGGGACCACCTCCCTGGCCCAGTTCACCACAGGAACCTTCTCAAACACCAGACCAAGTTGTTTTCCcagatgtctgtgtgtatattttttttattttgtattacagCTCACATGcaactcttgtttttgttttcaagacaggatttctctgtgtatccctggctgtcctgggactctctgtagaccaggctggcctcaaactcatcgagaaccacctgcctctacctcctaagtgctgggatcaaaaccacctgcctctacctcctaagtactgggatcaagTCGtgggccaccacatccagctacaGCTCTTTACTTAATGAATTATGAGGTTTTTCTCTggcctgaggctgttctccactGAACTCAGAAAcctgcttttttatatatttaacaagCTTTTGATTTCTCATTTTCATGTGACCGGTCAAAAGCACAACCCTGGAGTGACACTCACCCATTTTTGAGCCCCACCAGTCCACTACATTCCATGAAGACAGGCATTCCTGTCTGCTTTGCTCACAGGCAGTTCCGCAGCACCTGGGCCATGCCTCCCTCACGGTCACTGACACGCCGCACAGCGAACCCAGATTCAGAGCCAACAGAGATCCCAGTGATACTCACTCAAAGACTTCTAGAGGCACCGTGATGTCATGCAGCTGCTGCCTGCACTTATCTATGTCCTGTAAGCCCGTAACAATGAAGTTCCTGGGAAAAAGGCAGAGTGGGGCGTATGGTTAGCTCAGACTACAGGACAAGCAGAGCTCACACACAGCACTGAGTTTCAGGTCGGGGACACGGGGCAGATCATCGAGGAGGCAGCTGGGGATAAGATAGCCACACTAACTAGGTAAGAGAAGGATGGGGCCCTGGGAAAAACAACAAAGCCAGCCTCAGCAGGCTCGGGTCTAGGCAATGCTCCAGCTTGCTTGCGTCCCACAAAGTCCTCCCTGCGGGGGAGTGCAAGATacccactgcccccactgccctTTACTCCGGGACACATCTCAGCTTTAGATACGTCCTCACACTCAGCTTTAACAGACTGAACTGTGGGTCAGGATGGCTTCTAGGGACCATGATGGTGGGGGGTTAGAGCGGATTTCCAGGTCCAGACACTAGAGGCAGGCCTTGCCTTTCTGCTgagctgggtgtctcagctggggGTGGCTGTCTTCTCCCAGCCTCCTAGATGAACCCTGAATACCTGCTTGCTCTGCCTGTGCCCTGCTGTTAGCCTTTCTCCCCGGGAGTACCCAAGACAGCTTACAGTGGCTGGGTCAGAGGGAAGTCAGGAGACCCTCACCACCCTCAACAGGCTTCACCCTGTACTGCTCACACCTGAACCCTCAGTTGCCACAGGATTCTGGGGACacctttgaactttaaaaaaaaaaaaataccctcaaTACTTAATAATTTTCCTTCTGAACACGGGATGGAGGTGAGGAAAGAGCAAAGCTTTCTGGAACACGCGTCGCTGGATGGGGTTTCAGGGCGGACAGTACCCACAGTCTGCGAGGAAGAAACCCACCCTCCCGAGCTGAAACTCAGCTCCTTCCAGACAGAACCACGCTGGATCACCTAGCTGCCCCAAGCCCTGGAGGGTTTCCCCTGTACGGCAGCAGTGAGGCCGTCTCTTGGACATTCTGTTTCCCTGTCCGCCATTCCAAAACCAGGCAGCATGACCAGCACAAAGGTACtggccaaaaaaaagaaaaaatcaaccCTCTGTGGCCTTCTTCCCCAGTCAGGCCTCTGCAGCAGGTAGCCCTCGGGAGGTGCATGCTCCTCTTTAAGTTAGGAGAGGGGTCAGCCTCCccagtgggtggggtggggtgggatgggatgcggtggggtgggatgggatgggatgcgGTGGGTGGATGCGTGTGAGGTGGGGTGcggtgggtggggtgggatgggatgcgGTGGGGTGCGGTGAGGTGGGTGGGtgcggtggggtggggtggtgggtgggatgGGTGCGGTGGGGTGCGGTGAGGTGGGGTGCGATGCGGTGCGGTGCGGTGGGATgcggtggggtgggatgggatgggatgcggtggggtgggatgggatgggatgcggtggggtgggatgggatgcgGTGGGGTGGTGCCTGCCTCCCCGTGGGGTCAGCGTAATCCCAGACTGCCCTGCAGGGTCAGACTGGCGCCAGCCTCCTCCCCGTGGACTCAGGGTGGAGCCGCCTCCCCTGCGGGGCTCCGCACCGACTCCCGCCCCGCCGCCGCTCACAGTTTCTGGCTGAGCCCGGCCTGGCTGCTGGGCTGGAAGTCGCTGACGATGATGCCGAGCTGCCGAATGTTCTCCACGAACTTCTCCAGGTGCTCCTCCAGGTGGTCAAACTTCTCCGCCATCGCCAGCTCCGCCCGCCGCCCCTCGGCCGCGGCAGCTCGCAGCTACTCGAGTTCGGCAGCCGCGCTCCCGCTTCCGGCTTCCAGACGCCCACTTCCGTTTCCACGGGAGGAAGGGCGGGGCCTCCGCGGGGGCGGGGCCTAGTCGCTGCGGGGCGGGGCCAGGCGAGGCTGAATCCCTTGGCCGGGAGACGTCTAAAGTGAGCAGAGCAGATGTTAGGTGTAAAGGGCGAGGAAAATAAAGACGAGGCGACAGTGAAAACTCTTAGCTGGTGCCCAGCATCCTTCAATGAAGGAAAACCAAGTCTCAtcggggaaggaaagaagaaagctagAGCGAAGGAGCATAATTTAGTTACACTGAACCTTGTGTGTTCgaaatctgggagagaaaagcagttttctttaaaagataaacaaatctgggcccagtgagatggctccgtgCGTGAAGacgcttgctgccaaacctgacaacctgagttcaatccccaggaaccTACGTGGCAGAAAAGAACAGAATCCTACCCGGAGTTCTcagacctccatacatgtgctgtgTTGCTAGCACGCCTACACACAACGGACACAAAATGCTTAATAAGTAAATGCATCTAAActggaaaatcaaaataaagccatgctttttaaaactggccaggaggcaaaaaaaaatctctttcaaaaaaaaaaaaaaaaaaaaaaaaggcctaagCCCTGGATGCTTTTCACACTCACTTTTTAAATGAAtcaaacattaaagaaaaatgatttcaaaCTTTCACAGACTCTTTTAGGGGCTAGAAAAGGAGCATTTCCCAGCTCAATTTAAAAGGTATGATGACTTTGATGTGAAAATCAGTCCTGAAGGGCTAGAAGGAAAAATATAAGTCGAACAATCTTTCAATCCTCATGAAAGGTAGACAATGGACTAGTCGGACAGAAGAACAGGGAGAGGGGGGTGCAGATGGATGTATAAGGGttctctgtattagtcagggttctctagactAACAGGACTGACAGAGTGaatctctctccatatatatttcatatgtatatggAATATGTCTATTCTCCTttacatatttcatatatatgggAGGGGtttattagaatgatttacagGCTTCAGTCCAGGTAATCCACCAATGGCTGCCTGTGAACAGAAAGTGCgggaatccagtagttgctcagtccatgagactggatgtctgagctgctcttcagtatatgctggaatcccagagaagtaggctctaatgccagggaTGAAATGGATGCACTAGCAAGGTGAGGATGAGCAGGCAAAGAGTAAACATGGGTCCTTCTATAGGCTTCCAGTAGAAGGTGTGGGCCAGATTAAAACtgtatcttcctgcctccagatttagATCAGAGACATCTGTCTTCCTACCTGAAAGATCCAGACTAGAAGTGGAtccacccacttcaaaccaagcaaaaaaaaaaaaaaaaaaaaatccctc
The genomic region above belongs to Peromyscus leucopus breed LL Stock chromosome 19, UCI_PerLeu_2.1, whole genome shotgun sequence and contains:
- the Med10 gene encoding mediator of RNA polymerase II transcription subunit 10; amino-acid sequence: MAEKFDHLEEHLEKFVENIRQLGIIVSDFQPSSQAGLSQKLNFIVTGLQDIDKCRQQLHDITVPLEVFEYIDQGRNPQLYTKECLERALAKNEQVKGKIDTMKKFKSLLIQELSKVFPEDMAKYRSIRGEDHPPS